A part of Streptomyces sp. NBC_00557 genomic DNA contains:
- a CDS encoding MFS transporter, producing MRRWGTLTAVCLGTFMLLLDVTIVVVALPDMAGSLHASLGDLQWVVDGYALALAALLLSAGAAADILGRRRVHVAGVVLFAVASLLCGVSTGPAVLVAARAVQGVGAAAMFATTLPLLGSVYQGRQRSAALGVWGAVSGGAAAVGPVLGGLLTEGPGWRWIFFVNLPVSVVEVWLTLRVVPESQGLLAAGGAPGERGGVWGRVDWAGMAAFAGFGGGVTYAVVRAGEDGWTAPGALAAFGCAALALVLFVVVERRAAYPLLDLALLRRPAFAGVLLGAFAFNGVAFGMTPYLSIWMQTLLGMSPVRGGLTLLPMTVAAMIVAVLVGRLLHGVPARLTIGGGLLLIGTGNLCQAVLDAGASWTALAPGFVLVGVGTGFVSPTVAGAALAAVPAERAGMAGGAVNTVRQLGYALGVAVFGTVVTSRMTGTLPGGAAHALAGGAAGALRGRVPEHTLRAAFASGLNGALLTAGLAAMAAGALVLLLVRPGRPATDQTQEPRSPLPARR from the coding sequence ATGCGGAGATGGGGGACGCTCACGGCCGTGTGCCTGGGCACGTTCATGTTGTTGCTGGACGTGACGATCGTGGTGGTGGCGCTGCCGGACATGGCCGGCTCGCTGCACGCCTCGCTGGGCGATCTGCAGTGGGTGGTGGACGGGTACGCGCTCGCCCTGGCCGCGCTGCTGCTCAGCGCGGGGGCGGCGGCCGACATCCTCGGGCGCCGCAGGGTGCATGTGGCGGGTGTCGTGCTGTTCGCGGTCGCCTCGCTGCTGTGCGGGGTCTCCACGGGTCCGGCGGTGCTGGTGGCCGCGCGGGCGGTGCAGGGCGTGGGGGCGGCGGCGATGTTCGCGACGACGCTGCCGTTGCTGGGCTCGGTGTACCAGGGCAGGCAGCGGTCGGCGGCGCTCGGTGTGTGGGGCGCGGTGAGCGGCGGGGCCGCGGCGGTCGGCCCGGTCCTGGGCGGCCTGCTGACCGAGGGGCCGGGCTGGCGGTGGATCTTCTTCGTGAACCTGCCGGTGAGCGTCGTCGAGGTGTGGCTGACGCTGCGGGTGGTGCCGGAGTCGCAGGGGCTGCTCGCGGCTGGGGGCGCCCCGGGCGAGCGAGGCGGTGTGTGGGGCAGGGTCGACTGGGCGGGCATGGCTGCGTTCGCCGGTTTCGGGGGCGGGGTGACGTACGCGGTGGTGCGGGCCGGTGAGGACGGCTGGACGGCGCCGGGGGCGCTGGCGGCGTTCGGGTGCGCGGCGCTGGCGCTGGTGCTGTTCGTCGTGGTGGAGCGGCGGGCGGCGTATCCGCTGCTGGACCTCGCGCTGCTGCGGCGGCCCGCGTTCGCCGGGGTGCTGCTGGGGGCGTTCGCCTTCAACGGGGTGGCGTTCGGGATGACGCCGTACCTGTCGATCTGGATGCAGACGCTGCTGGGAATGTCGCCGGTGCGCGGCGGGCTCACGCTGCTTCCGATGACGGTCGCGGCGATGATCGTCGCGGTGCTGGTGGGCCGGCTGCTGCACGGTGTGCCGGCGCGGCTGACCATCGGCGGCGGCCTGCTGCTGATCGGCACCGGAAACCTCTGCCAGGCCGTGCTGGACGCGGGTGCCTCCTGGACGGCGCTGGCGCCCGGGTTCGTGCTGGTCGGCGTCGGCACCGGGTTCGTCTCGCCGACGGTGGCCGGGGCGGCTCTGGCGGCGGTGCCGGCGGAGCGGGCCGGGATGGCGGGCGGCGCGGTGAACACCGTGCGGCAGCTCGGGTACGCGCTCGGGGTGGCCGTCTTCGGCACCGTCGTCACCTCCCGGATGACCGGCACGCTGCCGGGCGGCGCGGCGCACGCGCTGGCCGGCGGCGCGGCGGGCGCGTTGCGCGGCCGGGTCCCGGAGCACACCCTGCGCGCGGCGTTCGCGTCGGGCCTGAACGGTGCTCTGCTGACGGCCGGCCTCGCGGCCATGGCCGCGGGGGCGCTGGTGCTGCTGCTGGTGCGCCCGGGCCGCCCGGCGACGGACCAGACCCAGGAGCCCCGAAGCCCGCTGCCGGCCCGCCGGTGA
- a CDS encoding sialidase family protein, which yields MPSGLRARLRAVLATALSTAALLLVPLATPHPAHADSPAAAPEFDQQILFKASQDPGYACFRIPALVRATDGTLLAFAEGRVLNCGDAADIDIVVKRSTDGGRTWGPLEVVNDGGGDTHGNPAPVVDRATGRIWLAETYNTGRTDSASCPVPCDRSPHLQYSDDDGRTWSAPRDLSPEILPADWNSWYATGPVHGIQLTRGRYAGRLVFGVNAETWDGTRVTANHAALIVSNDHGGHWRVGATDTWPIAEDGTFRQKPSELTLAERGDGSILVSGREQDGTDLGHRTQAVSRDGGTSFTAPFHGLPDLYTPQVQGSLLRLGDRLLLACPADPDRRRTMMIRSSYDGGRTWDGVDRGTVVTTDWSGYSDLVRADADTVGLVYEGGAVDARDEIRFARFTEDWLAPRRGPDPVTADLAPRARPAAVLGGAEETDGVFGGALRFDGADDAVRLPFRSTLPLDAGDFTASLWFRYTATGGEQPLLWMGGVGTTQPQVWVRGEPANHRIQGLITVRDGAVAPQTAYVRTDSAYNDGGWHHLVLRRGGGRLTLLVDGAQSSVAGLPGSVSRNSPFGVHLGQRMDSRAFFTGDLDEVHVWDRALTDAEVADPKALRSPKDTVLWLPLDHVSG from the coding sequence ATGCCGTCAGGTCTACGCGCCCGCCTCAGAGCCGTACTCGCCACCGCGCTCAGCACGGCGGCACTGCTCCTGGTGCCGCTCGCAACCCCCCACCCCGCACACGCCGACTCCCCCGCAGCCGCCCCCGAGTTCGACCAGCAGATCCTGTTCAAGGCGTCCCAGGACCCCGGCTACGCCTGCTTCCGCATCCCCGCGCTCGTGCGGGCGACCGACGGCACACTGCTGGCGTTCGCCGAGGGCCGGGTCCTCAACTGCGGCGACGCCGCCGACATCGACATCGTGGTGAAGCGCTCCACCGACGGCGGCCGCACCTGGGGCCCGCTGGAGGTCGTCAACGACGGCGGCGGCGACACCCACGGCAACCCGGCGCCGGTCGTGGACCGCGCGACGGGCCGGATCTGGCTCGCCGAGACGTACAACACCGGCCGTACCGACAGCGCCAGTTGCCCGGTCCCCTGCGACCGCAGCCCGCACCTGCAGTACAGCGACGACGACGGCCGGACCTGGTCCGCGCCGCGCGATCTGAGCCCGGAGATCCTGCCCGCCGACTGGAACTCCTGGTACGCGACCGGTCCGGTGCACGGCATCCAGCTCACCAGGGGCCGCTACGCGGGCCGGCTGGTCTTCGGGGTCAACGCCGAGACCTGGGACGGCACCCGGGTCACCGCCAACCACGCGGCGCTGATCGTCAGCAACGACCACGGCGGCCACTGGCGGGTCGGCGCCACCGACACCTGGCCCATCGCCGAGGACGGCACCTTCCGGCAGAAACCGTCCGAGCTGACCCTCGCCGAGCGCGGCGACGGCTCGATCCTGGTCAGCGGCCGGGAGCAGGACGGCACCGATCTCGGCCACCGCACCCAGGCGGTCAGCCGCGACGGCGGCACCAGCTTCACCGCGCCCTTCCACGGCCTGCCCGACCTGTACACCCCGCAGGTCCAGGGCTCGCTGCTGCGCCTCGGCGACCGCCTGCTGCTGGCCTGCCCGGCCGACCCCGACCGGCGGCGCACGATGATGATCCGCTCCTCCTACGACGGCGGCCGCACCTGGGACGGCGTGGACCGCGGCACGGTCGTCACCACGGACTGGTCCGGCTACTCCGACCTGGTGCGCGCCGACGCGGACACGGTGGGGCTGGTCTACGAGGGCGGCGCGGTGGACGCCCGCGACGAGATCCGCTTCGCCCGCTTCACCGAGGACTGGCTCGCCCCGCGCCGCGGCCCCGACCCGGTCACCGCCGACCTCGCCCCGCGCGCCCGCCCGGCCGCGGTGCTCGGCGGTGCGGAGGAGACGGACGGGGTCTTCGGCGGTGCGCTGCGGTTCGACGGCGCCGACGACGCCGTACGCCTGCCGTTCCGCTCCACGCTCCCGCTGGACGCCGGGGACTTCACGGCGTCCCTGTGGTTCCGGTACACGGCCACGGGCGGGGAGCAGCCGCTGCTGTGGATGGGCGGGGTCGGCACCACGCAGCCGCAGGTGTGGGTGCGCGGGGAGCCGGCGAACCACCGCATACAGGGGCTGATCACCGTACGGGACGGGGCCGTCGCGCCGCAGACCGCGTACGTGCGCACGGACAGTGCGTACAACGACGGCGGATGGCACCACCTGGTGCTGCGGCGGGGCGGGGGCCGGCTGACGCTGCTCGTCGACGGTGCGCAGTCGTCCGTCGCCGGCCTACCGGGTTCGGTGAGCCGCAACTCCCCCTTCGGCGTGCACCTCGGTCAGCGCATGGACAGCCGGGCCTTCTTCACCGGCGACCTCGACGAGGTGCACGTGTGGGACCGGGCCCTGACCGACGCGGAGGTGGCGGACCCGAAGGCGCTCAGGTCACCGAAGGACACGGTGCTGTGGCTGCCCCTGGACCACGTGAGCGGCTGA
- a CDS encoding 2Fe-2S iron-sulfur cluster-binding protein, translated as MTVTPLGIPRRMLEFTVDGAPVRAPEGSTILDACRAAGKDIPTLCQGDTLRPKNACRVCVVEVEGSRTLVPACSRTAEPGMVVRTGTERARHSRKIVLELLASSADLSTTPGAAEWIKEYEAKPDRFGPDAARVNEEPRIDNELYVRDYAKCILCYKCVDACGEQWQNTFAISVAGRGFDARIAVEHDAPLPDSACVYCGNCVEVCPTGALAPKTEYDMRAAGTWDESRQTETSTVCAYCGVGCTLTLHVQDNEIVKVTSPHDNPVTHGNLCIKGRFGYQHVQNRG; from the coding sequence ATGACCGTCACACCGCTCGGCATCCCGCGCCGGATGCTGGAGTTCACCGTCGACGGCGCGCCGGTCCGGGCGCCGGAGGGCTCGACGATCCTGGACGCCTGCCGGGCAGCGGGCAAGGACATCCCGACGCTGTGCCAGGGCGACACGCTGCGACCCAAGAACGCCTGCCGGGTGTGCGTGGTGGAGGTCGAGGGCTCCCGGACGCTGGTGCCGGCCTGCTCACGCACGGCCGAGCCGGGGATGGTGGTGCGCACGGGCACCGAGCGCGCCCGGCACAGCCGGAAGATCGTCCTGGAGCTGCTCGCCTCCAGTGCCGACCTGTCGACCACACCGGGGGCGGCGGAGTGGATCAAGGAGTACGAGGCGAAGCCGGACCGGTTCGGCCCCGACGCGGCGCGCGTGAACGAGGAGCCGAGGATCGACAACGAGCTGTACGTGCGCGACTACGCCAAGTGCATCCTGTGCTACAAGTGCGTCGACGCCTGCGGCGAGCAGTGGCAGAACACCTTCGCGATCTCGGTGGCCGGACGCGGTTTCGACGCCCGGATCGCCGTCGAGCACGACGCCCCGCTGCCCGACTCGGCGTGCGTGTACTGCGGGAACTGCGTCGAGGTGTGCCCGACGGGGGCGCTGGCGCCGAAGACGGAGTACGACATGCGGGCGGCGGGCACCTGGGACGAGTCACGGCAGACGGAGACGTCGACGGTGTGCGCGTACTGCGGAGTGGGCTGCACCCTCACGCTCCACGTGCAGGACAATGAGATCGTGAAGGTCACCTCGCCGCACGACAATCCGGTGACCCACGGCAATCTCTGCATCAAGGGCCGTTTCGGCTACCAGCACGTACAGAACCGGGGCTGA
- a CDS encoding Lrp/AsnC family transcriptional regulator — protein sequence MESDTFDRLDLQLLAALETDGRASFSRIAAVLGVSDQTVARRYRRLCAQAGLRVVAMRDGYALGQDQWMLRIRCAPDSALAIAEALAKRRDTSWVGLASGGTEVLCATRPRHPGDHDDLLLGKLPRTPSVVEIRAHQLLHRFYGGSSGWIRKFGALTGEQIAALRTAPEAHPVPPRLDPEDEPLLAVLERDGRASYPELQRATGRSESAVKRRLAQLRASGAVYIDTEYQTETVGYPVAAILWITAAPAALHSVGEALAAHEETAWVSATAGPCNLLVTVLARNAAGLYAYLSGPLGRLEGVQHVETTPFLRRVKQLTYPAPR from the coding sequence ATGGAATCCGACACGTTCGACCGGCTCGACCTGCAGCTGCTCGCCGCGCTGGAGACGGACGGCCGGGCTTCCTTCAGCCGGATCGCGGCCGTGCTCGGCGTGTCCGACCAGACCGTCGCGCGCCGCTACCGCCGCCTGTGCGCGCAAGCGGGTCTGCGGGTCGTCGCCATGCGGGACGGCTATGCGCTCGGCCAGGACCAGTGGATGCTGCGGATCCGCTGCGCCCCGGACAGCGCCCTGGCCATCGCGGAGGCCCTCGCCAAGCGCCGCGACACCTCCTGGGTCGGGCTCGCCTCGGGCGGCACCGAGGTGCTGTGCGCGACCCGGCCGCGCCATCCCGGCGACCACGACGACCTGCTGCTCGGAAAGCTGCCGCGCACCCCGAGCGTCGTCGAGATCCGCGCCCACCAGCTCCTGCACCGCTTCTACGGCGGCTCCTCGGGCTGGATCCGCAAGTTCGGCGCGCTGACCGGCGAACAGATCGCGGCCCTGCGCACCGCGCCGGAGGCCCACCCCGTACCGCCCCGCCTCGACCCCGAGGACGAACCCCTGCTGGCGGTGCTGGAAAGGGACGGCCGCGCCTCCTACCCGGAGCTGCAGCGGGCGACGGGCCGCTCGGAGTCGGCGGTCAAGCGGCGGCTGGCGCAGCTGCGGGCCTCCGGGGCGGTCTACATCGACACCGAGTACCAGACGGAGACCGTCGGCTACCCCGTGGCCGCCATCCTGTGGATCACCGCCGCCCCCGCCGCCCTGCACTCCGTCGGCGAGGCCCTGGCCGCGCACGAGGAGACGGCGTGGGTCTCCGCGACGGCCGGCCCGTGCAACCTGCTCGTCACCGTGCTGGCCCGCAACGCCGCCGGTCTCTACGCCTATCTGAGCGGCCCCCTCGGCCGGCTCGAAGGCGTCCAGCACGTGGAGACCACGCCGTTCCTGCGCCGCGTCAAACAACTGACGTACCCGGCGCCCCGCTGA
- a CDS encoding LysR substrate-binding domain-containing protein, with translation MYDPTQLRTFLAVAQTLSFTQAARRLGLRQSTVSQHVRRLEDATGRQLFTRDTHAVELTGDGEAMLGFARRILQVHEQATAFFTGTRVRGRLRFGASEDFVLTRLPEILESFRYDHPEVDLELTVELSGTLHEQLAAGKLDLVLAKRRPEDPRGELVWRDDLVWIGAERLRLDADRPVPLIVYPPPGITRARALDVLERQGRDWRIVCTSGSLNGLIAAARAGLGVMAHSRRLIPPGLFRLPDRHGLPDLGKVDFVLVHGRRRGTAEEAANALAAAVLAGGERLRRQGG, from the coding sequence GTGTACGACCCCACGCAGCTGCGCACCTTCCTGGCGGTGGCCCAGACGCTGAGCTTCACGCAGGCGGCGCGCCGGCTGGGGCTGCGCCAGTCCACGGTCAGCCAGCATGTCCGCCGCCTCGAGGACGCGACCGGGCGGCAGCTGTTCACCCGGGACACCCACGCGGTGGAGCTGACCGGGGACGGCGAGGCGATGCTGGGCTTCGCCCGCCGGATCCTGCAGGTCCACGAGCAGGCGACGGCGTTCTTCACCGGCACCCGGGTGCGCGGCCGGCTGCGGTTCGGCGCGTCGGAGGACTTCGTGCTCACCCGGCTGCCGGAGATCCTCGAGAGCTTCCGCTACGACCATCCCGAGGTCGACCTGGAGCTGACCGTGGAGCTGTCCGGCACCCTGCACGAGCAGCTGGCCGCCGGGAAGCTGGACCTGGTGCTCGCCAAGCGGCGCCCGGAGGATCCCCGCGGCGAACTGGTCTGGCGCGACGACCTCGTCTGGATCGGCGCCGAGCGGCTGCGCCTGGACGCCGACCGGCCCGTGCCGCTGATCGTGTACCCGCCGCCCGGCATCACCCGGGCCCGCGCGCTCGACGTGCTGGAACGCCAGGGCCGCGACTGGCGGATCGTGTGCACCAGCGGCAGCCTCAACGGGCTGATCGCGGCGGCCCGCGCCGGGCTCGGCGTGATGGCCCACTCCCGGCGCCTGATCCCGCCCGGGCTGTTCCGGCTGCCCGACCGCCACGGCCTGCCGGACCTCGGCAAGGTCGACTTCGTCCTCGTCCACGGCCGCCGCCGGGGGACGGCGGAGGAGGCCGCGAACGCGCTCGCGGCGGCGGTCCTCGCGGGCGGGGAAAGGCTCCGGCGGCAAGGCGGCTGA
- a CDS encoding isochorismatase family protein, which yields MTAAPLLDPQRTALVLIDLMERIVALPLEPRKGTEVLSAAEELAGVFRAAGAPVVLVRVERPAVAEQPPGSGFVPGLARPGDLEVVKRTIGAFQGTGLDERLRERGVATLVFGGVATNLGVESTARAAADLGYDLVFVEDAMAAFTAAEHEASVRLDFPRLGTVTRSSDVAFT from the coding sequence ATGACCGCAGCTCCCCTCCTCGACCCGCAGCGCACCGCCCTGGTCCTGATCGACCTGATGGAACGCATCGTCGCGCTGCCCCTGGAACCCCGCAAAGGCACCGAAGTGCTGTCCGCCGCCGAAGAGTTGGCCGGTGTCTTCCGTGCCGCCGGGGCGCCCGTCGTCCTCGTCCGGGTCGAACGCCCCGCGGTCGCCGAACAGCCGCCCGGCAGCGGGTTCGTGCCCGGCCTGGCTCGGCCCGGCGACCTGGAGGTGGTCAAGCGGACCATCGGCGCCTTCCAGGGCACCGGCCTGGACGAGCGGCTGCGCGAACGCGGCGTCGCCACCCTGGTGTTCGGCGGCGTCGCCACCAACCTCGGCGTCGAGTCCACCGCCCGGGCCGCCGCCGACCTCGGCTACGACCTCGTCTTCGTCGAGGACGCCATGGCCGCCTTCACCGCCGCCGAGCACGAGGCGTCGGTCCGGCTGGACTTCCCCAGGCTGGGCACGGTGACGAGGTCGTCCGACGTGGCCTTCACCTGA
- a CDS encoding bile acid:sodium symporter family protein, which yields MKRLRWPTWMPVDPYIVLLLGTVGLAALFPAHGTAAHVASGASTAAIAFLFFLYGARLSTREALDGLRHWRLHVTVLVCTFVLFPVFGLAARALVPVLLTQPLYQGLLFLTLVPSTIQSSIAFTSIARGNVPAAICAGSFSSLVGIVLTPLLAAGLLGNSGGGFSADSLVKIVLQLLVPFLAGQVLRRWIGGFVARHKKILGLVDRGSILLVVYTAFSEGVIRGIWHQVSPVRLGGLLAVEAVLLAVMLALTWYGGKALGFGRQDRIAIQFAGSKKSLASGLPMASVLFGAHASLAVLPLMLFHQMQLMVCAVIAKRRARDPEQAPGTGHGSAAHVVQGQPQHRVLR from the coding sequence GTGAAACGCCTGCGCTGGCCGACTTGGATGCCGGTCGACCCGTACATCGTGCTGCTGCTCGGGACGGTGGGCCTCGCGGCGCTGTTCCCGGCGCACGGCACGGCCGCCCACGTCGCCTCCGGAGCCTCCACGGCCGCGATCGCCTTCCTGTTCTTCCTCTACGGCGCCCGGCTCTCCACGCGCGAGGCGCTGGACGGACTGCGCCACTGGCGGCTCCACGTCACCGTGCTGGTCTGCACGTTCGTGCTCTTCCCGGTGTTCGGGCTGGCCGCCCGCGCCCTGGTGCCGGTGCTGCTGACCCAGCCGCTCTACCAGGGCCTGCTGTTCCTGACGCTGGTGCCGTCCACGATCCAGTCGTCCATCGCCTTCACCTCGATCGCCCGCGGAAACGTGCCGGCCGCGATCTGCGCGGGCTCCTTCTCCTCCCTCGTCGGCATCGTCCTGACCCCGCTGCTGGCGGCCGGGCTGCTGGGCAACAGCGGCGGCGGGTTCTCCGCCGACTCGCTGGTCAAGATCGTGCTCCAGCTGCTGGTGCCGTTCCTCGCGGGCCAGGTGCTGCGGCGCTGGATCGGGGGGTTCGTAGCCCGGCACAAGAAGATCCTGGGGCTGGTCGACCGCGGGTCGATCCTGCTGGTCGTCTACACGGCGTTCAGCGAGGGCGTGATCCGTGGCATCTGGCACCAGGTCAGCCCTGTCCGGCTCGGCGGGCTGCTCGCCGTCGAGGCCGTCCTGCTCGCCGTGATGCTCGCCCTGACCTGGTACGGCGGCAAGGCGCTGGGCTTCGGCAGACAGGACCGGATCGCGATCCAGTTCGCCGGCTCGAAGAAGTCCCTCGCCTCGGGTCTGCCCATGGCGAGCGTGCTGTTCGGTGCGCACGCCTCCCTGGCCGTGCTGCCGCTGATGCTGTTCCACCAGATGCAGCTGATGGTGTGCGCGGTCATCGCCAAGCGGCGGGCCCGGGACCCGGAGCAGGCCCCGGGCACCGGCCACGGGTCAGCCGCTCACGTGGTCCAGGGGCAGCCACAGCACCGTGTCCTTCGGTGA
- a CDS encoding quinone oxidoreductase family protein, with amino-acid sequence MRRVRYESAGGPLFLEQVPVPEPGPGELLVRCAAVGVTLPVVRKVTEAAEPIALGGEIAGEVVAAGEGVTRFRVGERVTGLCFGHGYADFALLHEAMASPVPDGADAVDAIALVRSGLVAYGVLEAARPAPGEAVLVTAAASGIGHLAVQLARARGAGRVVGAVSDPGKAEFVRSLGADDCIRYGDDSWGDPVDCVLDAVGSDLLTPALAALAPHGRLVAYSSGGGTVRAYDLLVGAKSVIGFQMALIARGRPDLYEQWRQELWRLFAEGTLKPAVHAEFALEDAAKAHEAIERRANLGKVVLRP; translated from the coding sequence ATGCGTCGCGTCCGGTACGAGTCCGCCGGCGGCCCGCTGTTCCTGGAGCAGGTCCCCGTGCCCGAGCCCGGCCCCGGGGAGCTGCTGGTGCGCTGCGCGGCGGTCGGGGTCACCCTGCCCGTGGTCCGCAAGGTCACCGAGGCGGCCGAGCCGATCGCGCTCGGCGGAGAGATCGCCGGCGAGGTGGTGGCGGCCGGCGAGGGCGTCACCCGCTTCCGGGTGGGCGAGCGGGTGACCGGGCTGTGCTTCGGGCACGGGTACGCCGACTTCGCCCTGCTGCACGAGGCCATGGCCTCCCCGGTACCGGACGGCGCCGACGCCGTGGACGCGATCGCCCTGGTGCGCAGCGGCCTGGTGGCGTACGGGGTGCTGGAGGCGGCGCGGCCGGCACCGGGCGAGGCGGTCCTCGTGACGGCGGCGGCGAGCGGGATCGGCCACCTCGCCGTGCAGCTGGCGCGGGCGCGGGGCGCCGGACGGGTGGTGGGGGCCGTGTCGGATCCGGGGAAGGCGGAGTTCGTCCGCTCCCTCGGCGCGGACGACTGTATCCGGTATGGCGACGACAGTTGGGGGGATCCGGTCGACTGTGTCCTGGACGCCGTCGGCAGTGACCTGCTCACCCCCGCCCTCGCCGCCCTGGCTCCGCACGGCCGGCTCGTCGCCTACAGCTCGGGCGGCGGCACCGTACGGGCGTACGACCTGCTGGTGGGCGCCAAGTCGGTGATCGGGTTCCAGATGGCCCTGATCGCCCGCGGCCGGCCCGACCTGTACGAGCAGTGGCGCCAGGAACTGTGGCGGTTGTTCGCCGAGGGCACCCTGAAGCCCGCCGTGCACGCCGAGTTCGCCCTGGAGGACGCGGCGAAGGCGCACGAGGCGATCGAGCGGCGGGCCAACCTGGGCAAGGTCGTGCTGCGCCCGTAG
- the fdhD gene encoding formate dehydrogenase accessory sulfurtransferase FdhD, which yields MGRVTERRKVLRIRDGALSSRPDTLVAEEPLEIRLNGKPLAVTMRTPGDDFALAAGFLVSEGVLATADDVRNIVYCAGATVDGSNTYNVVDVTTAPDVALPDFTLERNVYTSSSCGLCGKASLDAVRTTARFPIADTPPLRVTPELLATLPGRLRAAQRVFDRTGGLHAAALFDEDGELLDVREDVGRHNAVDKLVGRALRDGQLPLSRAILLVSGRASFELAQKAVMAGIPVLAAVSAPSSLAVDLAAETGLTLVGFLRGSSMNVYAGEDRIALRAAAAQG from the coding sequence ATGGGACGAGTCACGGAACGACGCAAGGTCCTCCGTATCCGCGACGGGGCGCTCTCCTCCCGGCCGGACACGCTCGTCGCCGAGGAACCCCTGGAGATCCGGCTGAACGGAAAACCGCTCGCCGTCACCATGCGCACCCCCGGCGACGACTTCGCGCTGGCGGCCGGGTTCCTGGTGAGCGAGGGAGTCCTGGCCACCGCCGACGACGTGCGCAACATCGTGTACTGCGCGGGGGCGACGGTGGACGGGTCCAACACCTACAACGTGGTCGACGTGACGACCGCGCCGGACGTGGCCCTGCCCGACTTCACCCTGGAGCGGAACGTCTACACGTCCTCATCCTGCGGCCTGTGCGGCAAGGCCAGCCTGGACGCCGTCCGGACGACCGCGCGCTTCCCGATCGCCGACACTCCCCCGCTCCGGGTCACCCCGGAGCTGCTGGCAACCCTCCCCGGCCGGCTGCGGGCGGCCCAGCGGGTGTTCGACCGCACCGGCGGCCTGCACGCGGCGGCCCTGTTCGACGAGGACGGCGAGCTGCTGGACGTACGGGAGGACGTGGGCCGGCACAACGCGGTCGACAAACTGGTCGGGCGGGCCCTGCGCGACGGGCAGCTGCCGTTGTCGCGGGCGATCCTCCTGGTCTCCGGCCGGGCGTCGTTCGAGCTGGCGCAGAAGGCGGTGATGGCGGGCATCCCGGTGCTGGCGGCGGTGTCGGCGCCGTCGTCGCTGGCGGTGGACCTGGCCGCGGAGACGGGGCTGACCCTGGTGGGCTTCCTGCGGGGCAGCTCGATGAACGTGTACGCGGGCGAGGACCGCATCGCCCTGCGGGCGGCGGCCGCCCAGGGCTGA
- a CDS encoding MarR family winged helix-turn-helix transcriptional regulator: protein MAEAPLPAIRSLPSWLLGRAAARGRALVAGALAAEGQKMWHHVVLSAVRDLQPVAQADLGRSVGLDPKDLVGVLNDLQSAGHVLRAPDPRDRRKNAVTLTDGGARLLARCEKAARAANDELLAPLSAAERDQFMGLLIRISGTDG, encoded by the coding sequence ATGGCCGAAGCACCCCTGCCCGCGATCCGCTCCCTGCCCAGCTGGCTCCTCGGCCGCGCCGCCGCCCGCGGCCGCGCCCTGGTCGCCGGCGCCCTCGCGGCCGAAGGGCAGAAGATGTGGCACCATGTCGTCCTCTCCGCCGTCCGCGACCTGCAGCCCGTCGCCCAGGCCGACCTCGGCCGCAGCGTGGGCCTCGACCCCAAGGACCTGGTCGGCGTCCTCAACGACCTGCAGTCCGCCGGCCACGTGCTGCGCGCCCCCGACCCACGCGACCGGCGCAAGAACGCCGTCACCCTCACCGACGGCGGCGCCCGTCTCCTCGCCCGCTGCGAGAAGGCCGCCCGCGCCGCCAACGACGAGCTGCTCGCCCCGCTGTCGGCCGCCGAACGCGATCAGTTCATGGGGCTGTTGATCCGGATTTCCGGCACGGACGGCTGA